One genomic window of Eptesicus fuscus isolate TK198812 chromosome 6, DD_ASM_mEF_20220401, whole genome shotgun sequence includes the following:
- the TNFSF9 gene encoding tumor necrosis factor ligand superfamily member 9, with protein sequence MRSSSDAVLDPEAPRPPAPPGPACRRLPWALSAALLLLLLAAACAACAVRAWERPRGPASPGPSPAPGWRLPELPPDARARLPDSPQDVGVFAQLVARDVLLTEGLLHWYSDPGLKGVFLTPGLSYDEHTQELVVSEAGIYYVFLHLELQRVVARPGSGSGSVSIALHLQPLGTEAAALALTLDLPPSSSSEARHSAAGFRGGLLHLRAGQRLGVHLSAVAGVHPTWQLAQGATVLGLYRVATKVPAGLPLGQPS encoded by the exons ATGCGCTCCAGCTCGGACGCCGTCCTGGACCCCGAGGCCCCGCGGCCGCCcgcgccccccggccccgcctgccgcCGGCTGCCCTGGGCGCTGAGCgccgcgctgctgctgctgctgctcgcgGCCGCCTGCGCCGCCTGCGCCGTCCGCGCCTGGgagcggccccgcggccccgcctcgcccggccccagccccgcgcCCGGCTGGAGGCTCCCGGAGCTCCCTCCCGACGCCCGGGCCCGCCTCCCCGACTCCCCGCAG GATGTGGGCGTGTTCGCGCAGCTGGTGGCCCGAGATG TACTGCTGACGGAAGGGCTCCTGCATTGGTACAGTGACCCTGGCTTGAAAGGTGTGTTCCTGACACCCGGCCTGAGCTACGATGAGCACACGCAGGAGCTGGTGGTGTCTGAGGCCGGCATCTACTACGTCTTCTTGCACCTGGAACTGCAACGTGTGGTGGCCAgacctggctctggctctggctctgtctCCATTGCCTTGCACCTACAGCCGCTGGGCACAGAGGCTGCAGCTCTGGCCCTGACCTTGGACCTGCCGCCATCTTCATCCTCTGAAGCCCGGCACTCAGCAGCTGGTTTCCGGGGTGGCCTGCTGCACCTGCGTGCTGGCCAGCGCCTGGGTGTCCATCTCAGTGCTGTGGCTGGGGTGCACCCCACCTGGCAGCTTGCACAAGGTGCCACGGTCTTGGGCCTCTACCGAGTGGCCACCAAGGTCCCTGCTGGACTGCCCTTGGGACA